The proteins below come from a single Fusarium verticillioides 7600 chromosome 3, whole genome shotgun sequence genomic window:
- a CDS encoding HASPIN protein kinase: MTRSTTVKKYGKPAKRSKAERLFAELPQSPVRPQQEPNRKKDSVSFITNKVSSIHLDEKPATKPKAKLPKKTIEPVPEKISEAINIKKDTTLKISENRGTAEAKEPISGPPDDEDDSVDFQRLLEAQITSEAAAQQTQLRTLTWEDVCPPEDRIEKIAEASYAEVYRVTNERGTSIIKVIRLPSPIKPQTKAQVRSGLVDEEPHPEEDVQGELQISEWLADIPGFVVYKERYVVQGKTTRQLLETHQSFQKKMKRQDPDRAQFYPSPSRYLEDTRFLVVELGDAGTSLEDWKLTSESQLWDIFLLEAIALARAEDLVMFEHRDLHEGNLCIRQVKPPRDMGPPSAGFFGFSGLDITILDYGLSRGEDISIENAKPVAFDLERDLSLFTSTHAAQCKVYRRMRSFLLRADRTCLPPEAHNTPYARGIDGQLSWDAYAPYSNVLWLAYLYEYLTSHFKGDKKELARFKEETREMWNYLDPDAGDELPCFSCAADVVCFAVEAGWVRQEQLNGVDESLIEREDSIIGVRDDIKDVKQETAPARRSTRRQ; this comes from the exons ATGACGAGGAGTACTACGGTCAAGAAATATGGAAAACCGGCAAAACGGTCAAAAGCTGAACGTTTATTCGCCGAGCTACCACAAAGCCCAGTACGGCCCCAACAAGAACCAAACAGGAAAAAGGACTCTGTCTCTTTTATAACAAATAAAGTCTCGTCAATTCATCTCGATGAGAAACCAGCTACCAAGCCAAAGGCCAAATTGCCGAAAAAGACCATAGAGCCTGTCCCGGAGAAGATAAGCGAGGctatcaacatcaagaaggacacaaccctcaagatctcagaGAACAGAGGCACTGCTGAGGCTAAAGAGCCAATCTCAGGTCCgccagatgatgaggatgactcCGTCGATTTTCAAAGATTATTGGAGGCTCAGATAACCTCAGAGGCGGCCGCGCAGCAAACACAGCTCAGAACCCTCACGTGGGAGGATGTCTGTCCACCAGAAGATAGAATTGAGAAGATCGCTGAAGCATCTTACGCCGAGGTATATCGCGTTACCAATGAGCGTGGCACAAGTATAATAAAGGTCATTCGGCTCCCGTCGCCCATAAAGCCACAGACCAAAGCCCAGGTTCGCTCTGGCTTGGTCGACGAAGAGCCTCATCCTGAAGAGGATGTACAGGGCGAGTTGCAAATCTCGGAATGGCTGGCAGATATTCCAGGTTTCGTTGTATACAAGGAGCGATATGTCGTTCAGGGTAAAACAACACGTCAGCTTCTCGAGACACATCAGTCGTtccaaaagaagatgaaacgACAAGACCCGGACCGAGCACAGTTTTATCCTTCACCGAGTCGATATCTGGAAGATACGCGtttcttggttgttgagctgggcgATGCTGGAACGTCGCTAGAAGACTGGAAATTGACGAGTGAGAGCCAATTATGGGATATATTTCTCTTGGAGGCTATTGCTTTAGCGAGAGCCGAGGACCTTGTGATGTTTGAG CATCGTGATCTTCACGAGGGTAACTTATGTATCCGGCAAGTCAAGCCACCTCGAGACATGGGTCCTCCTTCAGCGGGCTTCTTTGGATTCTCAGGCTTGGATATTACGATTTTGGACTACGGCCTGTCTCGTGGCGAAGATATTTCCATTGAAAATGCGAAACCTGTGGCCTTTGATCTCGAAAGAGACCTCAGCCTGTTTACAAGTACTCATGCAGCACAATGCAAAGTTTATCGCCGAATGAGGTCATTCCTTCTCCGTGCTGACCGTACATGTCTCCCTCCAGAAGCTCACAACACGCCCTACGCTAGGGGCATTGACGGACAACTCTCATGGGATGCATATGCTCCATACTCGAATGTGCTTTGGCTGGCATACCTCTACGAATATTTGACAAGTCACTTCAAGGGTGATAAGAAGGAGCTTGCAAGATTCAAGGAAGAGACACGAGAGATGTGGAATTACCTGGATCCAGATGCCGGAGATGAGTTGCCCTGCTTCAGCTGTGCTGCAGACGTGGTATGCTTCGCAGTTGAGGCCGGGTGGGTTCGTCAGGAACAACtcaatggtgttgatgagtcACTGattgaaagagaagacagtATTATCGGCGTGCgagatgatatcaaggaCGTGAAGCAAGAGACCGCACCAGCCAGGAGGTCAACTCGAAGGCAATGA
- a CDS encoding HASPIN protein kinase, whose protein sequence is MTRSTTVKKYGKPAKRSKAERLFAELPQSPVRPQQEPNRKKDSVSFITNKVSSIHLDEKPATKPKAKLPKKTIEPVPEKISEAINIKKDTTLKISENRGTAEAKEPISGPPDDEDDSVDFQRLLEAQITSEAAAQQTQLRTLTWEDVCPPEDRIEKIAEASYAEVYRVTNERGTSIIKVIRLPSPIKPQTKAQVRSGLVDEEPHPEEDVQGELQISEWLADIPGFVVYKERYVVQGKTTRQLLETHQSFQKKMKRQDPDRAQFYPSPSRYLEDTRFLVVELGDAGTSLEDWKLTSESQLWDIFLLEAIALARAEDLVMFEHRDLHEGNLCIRQVKPPRDMGPPSAGFFGFSGLDITILDYGLSRGEDISIENAKPVAFDLERDLSLFTSTHAAQCKVYRRMRSFLLRADRTCLPPEAHNTPYARGIDGQLSWDAYAPYSNVLWLAYLYEYLTSHFKGDKKELARFKEETREMWNYLDPDAGDELPCFSCAADVVCFAVEAGWTVLSACEMISRT, encoded by the exons ATGACGAGGAGTACTACGGTCAAGAAATATGGAAAACCGGCAAAACGGTCAAAAGCTGAACGTTTATTCGCCGAGCTACCACAAAGCCCAGTACGGCCCCAACAAGAACCAAACAGGAAAAAGGACTCTGTCTCTTTTATAACAAATAAAGTCTCGTCAATTCATCTCGATGAGAAACCAGCTACCAAGCCAAAGGCCAAATTGCCGAAAAAGACCATAGAGCCTGTCCCGGAGAAGATAAGCGAGGctatcaacatcaagaaggacacaaccctcaagatctcagaGAACAGAGGCACTGCTGAGGCTAAAGAGCCAATCTCAGGTCCgccagatgatgaggatgactcCGTCGATTTTCAAAGATTATTGGAGGCTCAGATAACCTCAGAGGCGGCCGCGCAGCAAACACAGCTCAGAACCCTCACGTGGGAGGATGTCTGTCCACCAGAAGATAGAATTGAGAAGATCGCTGAAGCATCTTACGCCGAGGTATATCGCGTTACCAATGAGCGTGGCACAAGTATAATAAAGGTCATTCGGCTCCCGTCGCCCATAAAGCCACAGACCAAAGCCCAGGTTCGCTCTGGCTTGGTCGACGAAGAGCCTCATCCTGAAGAGGATGTACAGGGCGAGTTGCAAATCTCGGAATGGCTGGCAGATATTCCAGGTTTCGTTGTATACAAGGAGCGATATGTCGTTCAGGGTAAAACAACACGTCAGCTTCTCGAGACACATCAGTCGTtccaaaagaagatgaaacgACAAGACCCGGACCGAGCACAGTTTTATCCTTCACCGAGTCGATATCTGGAAGATACGCGtttcttggttgttgagctgggcgATGCTGGAACGTCGCTAGAAGACTGGAAATTGACGAGTGAGAGCCAATTATGGGATATATTTCTCTTGGAGGCTATTGCTTTAGCGAGAGCCGAGGACCTTGTGATGTTTGAG CATCGTGATCTTCACGAGGGTAACTTATGTATCCGGCAAGTCAAGCCACCTCGAGACATGGGTCCTCCTTCAGCGGGCTTCTTTGGATTCTCAGGCTTGGATATTACGATTTTGGACTACGGCCTGTCTCGTGGCGAAGATATTTCCATTGAAAATGCGAAACCTGTGGCCTTTGATCTCGAAAGAGACCTCAGCCTGTTTACAAGTACTCATGCAGCACAATGCAAAGTTTATCGCCGAATGAGGTCATTCCTTCTCCGTGCTGACCGTACATGTCTCCCTCCAGAAGCTCACAACACGCCCTACGCTAGGGGCATTGACGGACAACTCTCATGGGATGCATATGCTCCATACTCGAATGTGCTTTGGCTGGCATACCTCTACGAATATTTGACAAGTCACTTCAAGGGTGATAAGAAGGAGCTTGCAAGATTCAAGGAAGAGACACGAGAGATGTGGAATTACCTGGATCCAGATGCCGGAGATGAGTTGCCCTGCTTCAGCTGTGCTGCAGACGTGGTATGCTTCGCAGTTGAGGCCGGGTGG acagtATTATCGGCGTGCgagatgatatcaaggaCGTGA
- a CDS encoding phospholipid-translocating ATPase, which produces MAGRPPGGGFDTGQSNNRDDLLLDLDNDQPVYNGGQRSNLNDDDLMRFHEQNQDPPPGRTSVSYDDFVGARDANHASTAQPAGGLGVPPRSGPGSTPYLTRQYSQTSELGNYQRYADDFDDYPVEGDSYYHQDGGARVDETTPGLGRNNARNRNSVLGLGGGFIGKVKNRLGLGQGYSEMDLPLTEPGHERGDSVGGNSHQPTQQAQKGRFDMGNFKFGFGRSKPDPSTLGPRLIYLNNPPANAANKYVDNHISTAKYNVATFLPKFLYEQFSKFANIFFLFTAALQQIPNLSPTNPYTTIAPLIVVLIISAVKELVEDYRRKQADNALNTSKARVLRGSTFQETKWINVAVGDIIRVESEEPFPSDLVLLASSEPEGLCYIETANLDGETNLKIKQGLPETSSMVSPNELSRLGGRIKSEQPNSSLYTYEATLTMQTGGGEKEFALNPEQLLLRGATLRNTPWVHGVVVFTGHETKLMRNATAAPIKRTKVERKLNMLVLLLVGILLVLSIVCTVGDLIQRKVEGDALSYLFLDPTNTAGQITQTFLKDMVTYWVLFSALVPISLFVTVELVKYWHGILINDDLDMYYDKNDTPATCRTSSLVEELGMVEYVFSDKTGTLTCNQMEFKQCSIAGIQYSEDVPEDRRPTMVDGVEVGLFDYKALKSNLANGHETAPAIDHFLSLLATCHTVIPEMDEKGGIKYQAASPDEGALVAGALDLGFKFTARKPKSVIIDANGRELEYELLAVCEFNSTRKRMSTIYRCPDGKIRCYCKGADTVILERLNDQNPHVEVTLRHLEEYASEGLRTLCLAMREIPENEFQEWYKIYDTAQMTVGGNRAEEVDKASEIIEKDFFLLGATAIEDRLQDGVPETIHTLQQANIKVWVLTGDRQETAINIGMSCKLLSEDMMLLIVNEETAAATRDNIQKKMDAIRTQGDGTIETETLALIIDGKSLTFALEKDLEKLFLDLAIMCKAVICCRVSPLQKALVVKLVKKYQKESILLAIGDGANDVSMIQAAHIGIGISGEEGLQAARSADVAIAQFRFLRKLLLVHGAWSYQRVTKTILFSFYKNIALYMTQFWYTFQNVFSGQVIYESWTLSFYNVFYTVLPPLALGILDQFISARLLDRYPQLYMMGQQNYFFRFKVFTQWIGNAIYHSIVLYIWAQLFWYGDLIQGDGKIAGHWVWGTALYGATLLTVLGKAALVTNNWTKYHVLAIPGSMAIWYVLTAVYGIVAPMAGVSMEYFGTIPRIYESPVFWLQTVCLAIMCLLRDFVWKYAKRMYRPQTYHHIQEIQKYNIQDYRPRMEQFQKAIRKVRQVQRMRKQRGYAFSQADESQTRVLQAYDTTKHRGRYGEMASSRPAGR; this is translated from the exons ATGGCTGGGCGACCGCCTGGAGGAGGTTTCGATACGGGACAGTCGAATAATCGCGACGATCTGTTACTTGACCTCGACAATGACCAACCTGTTTACAATGGCGGACAGCGCTCCAATCTCAACGATGATGACCTGATGCGCTTTCACGAACAAAACCAAGACCCCCCGCCAGGTCGTACCTCTGTGTCCTATGACGACTTCGTCGGGGCTCGAGACGCGAATCATGCTTCGACCGCACAACCTGCCGGCGGGTTAGGTGTACCGCCCAGATCTGGTCCAGGTTCAACTCCCTACCTTACGAGACAGTATAGCCAAACTTCCGAACTCGGCAATTACCAACGATACGCTGATGATTTCGATGATTATCCCGTCGAAGGCGACTCGTACTatcatcaagatggaggGGCAAGAGTTGACGAGACTACCCCGGGCCTTGGTAGGAACAATGCGCGGAATCGAAACAGCGTCTTGGGTCTAGGTGGAGGTTTTATTGGTAAAGTCAAGAATAGGTTAGGCCTTGGTCAAGGATATTCAGAGATGGATCTGCCTCTGACAGAACCCGGCCATGAACGAGGCGATTCCGTTGGAGGGAACTCTCATCAGCCAACGCAGCAGGCTCAGAAGGGCAGGTTTGATATGGGCAACTTCAAGTTTGGATTTGGCCGATCGAAGCCGGATCCATCAACCCTTGGTCCTCGACTCATATACCTCAATAATCCGCCAGCCAATGCCGCCAACAAGTATGTCGATAACCATATCTCGACTGCGAAATACAACGTCGCAACCTTTCTCCCGAAATTTCTGTACGAACAATTCTCAAAGtttgccaacatcttcttcttgtttaCTGCCGCGCTTCAGCAGATCCCCAATTTGTCACCAACGAACCCCTACACAACTATTGCACCTCTCATAGTGGTGCTTATTATATCTGCTGTCAAGGAATTGGTTGAGGACTACCGCAGAAAGCAAGCCGATAATGCTCTTAATACTTCCAAAGCGCGGGTCCTACGAGGCTCAACTTTCCAGGAAACGAAGTGGATCAATGTGGCCGTCGGAGACATAATACGAGTGGAATCGGAAGAGCCTTTCCCTTCGGATCTAGTTCTTTTGGCTAGTTCTGAGCCCGAAGGTCTCTGTTATATCGAAACAGCAAACCTTGATGGCGAAAcaaacctcaagatcaaacaaGGGCTGCCAGAAACTTCCTCAATGGTTTCACCCAATGAGCTTAGCAGGCTGGGGGGACGTATCAAGTCGGAACAGCCAAATAGTAGTCTTTACACATATGAGGCAACTTTGACAATGCAGACTGGAGGTGGAGAAAAGGAATTTGCTCTCAATCCAGAGCAACTCCTTCTCAGAGGTGCTACTTTACGAAACACGCCTTGGGTTCACGGTGTTGTAGTGTTTACTGGCCACGAAACGAAACTCATGCGAAATGCTACTGCTGCTCCTATTAAGCGcaccaaggttgagaggaAACTCAACATGCTTGTCCTCTTACTAGTAGGTATCTTACTGGTTCTGAGTATTGTGTGTACTGTTGGAGATTTGATCCAGCGAAAGGTCGAAGGTGATGCTCTCTCTTATCTCTTCCTGGATCCTACCAACACTGCTGGACAAATCACTCAAACATTTCTCAAGGACATGGTTACATACTGGGTTCTGTTTTCGGCACTGGTTCCCATTTCTCTCTTCGTTACCGTGGAGCTGGTGAAATATTGGCACGGAATCCTAATcaacgatgatctcgacatgTACTACGATAAAAACGATACACCTGCTACTTGCCGAACGTCAAGCTTggtcgaggaacttggcaTGGTTGAATACGTATTCTCAGACAAGACTGGAACCCTCACCTGTAATCAGATGGAGTTCAAACAATGTTCAATTGCCGGAATTCAATACTCAGAAGATGTACCTGAGGATCGTCGCCCAACTATGGTTGACGGTGTTGAAGTCGGCCTTTTCGATTACAAGGCGCTCAAATCTAATCTCGCCAACGGACACGAGACTGCCCCTGCCATCGATCACTTCTTGTCATTGCTCGCAACTTGCCATACTGTCATCCCggagatggatgagaaaggagGTATCAAGTAccaagctgcttctcctgATGAAGGCGCTTTGGTCGCCGGTGCCCTGGATCTCGGGTTCAAGTTCACTGCCCGAAAGCCAAAGTCGGtcatcatcgatgccaaCGGCCGCGAACTTGAATATGAACTTCTTGCTGTTTGCGAATTTAACTCAACTCGAAAACGAATGTCAACTATTTACCGATGCCCGGATGGGAAGATTAGATGCTATTGTAAGGGGGCCGATACCGTTATTCTCGAACGACTCAATGATCAGAACCCGCATGTGGAGGTTACGCTCCGACATCTTGAGGAGTACGCCTCTGAAGGTTTGCGAACGCTATGTTTGGCTATGCGAGAAATCCCAGAGAATGAGTTCCAGGAATGGTACAAGATTTACGATACGGCCCAGATGACTGTTGGCGGCAACCGTGCTGAAGAGGTGGACAAGGCTTCGGAAATTATCGAGAAAGACTTCTTTTTGCTCGGCGCAACTGCCATCGAGGATCGCCTTCAGGATGGCGTCCCAGAGACAATTCACACCTTACAACAGGCCAATATTAAAGTCTGGGTTTTGACTGGAGATCGCCAAGAAACCGCCATTAACATCGGGATGAGTTGCAAGCTGCTCAGCGAAGATATGATGCTTCTGATCGTCAACGAGGAAACGGCAGCTGCTACACGAGACAACAtccaaaagaagatggatgccATCAGGACGCAGGGAGATGGCACAATCGAAACAGAAACATTAGCTTTGATCATCGATGGAAAATCTTTGACATTCGCTCTCGAAAAGGATTTGGAAAAACTGTTCCTTGACTTAGCCATTATGTGCAAGGCTGTCATTTGCTGCCGCGTGTCTCCTCTTCAAAAGGCCCTTGTTGTGAAGTTGGTCAAGAAGTATCAAAAGGAGTCCATTCTTCTTGCTATTGGCGACGGAGCAAATGACGTCTCCATGATTCAGGCTGCACATATTGGCATTGGTATCAGTGGTGAGGAAGGTCTTCAGGCCGCACGAAGTGCGGATGTTGCTATCGCTCAATTCCGCTTTCTCCGAAAGTTATTGTTGGTTCATGGTGCATGGAGTTATCAGCGTGTCACGAAGACGATTTTGTTCTCATTCTATAAGAACATCGCGTTATATATGACCCAATTCTGG TACACATTCCAAAACGTATTCTCTGGTCAGGTTATCTATGAGTCATGGACACTATCTTTCTACAACGTTTTTTACACCGTTCTGCCCCCTCTGGCGCTCGGTATTCTGGATCAGTTCATCTCGGCTCGCCTGCTGGATCGATACCCCCAGCTTTACATGATGGGCCAACAGAACTATTTCTTCCGATTTAAAGTTTTCACACAGTGGATAGGCAACGCTATCTACCATTCCATTGTGTTGTACATTTGGGCGCAGCTCTTCTGGTATGGTGACCTTATCCAAGGAGATGGCAAGATTGCTGGTCATTGGGTGTGGGGTACGGCGCTCTACGGTGCCACCCTCCTCACCGTCCTAGGTAAGGCTGCTCTAGTCACCAACAACTGGACTAAGTACCATGTCCTCGCCATACCTGGAAGCATGGCCATTTGGTACGTGCTTACTGCCGTCTATGGTATCGTAGCGCCTATGGCAGGCGTGTCCATGGAGTACTTCGGTACCATACCAAGGATCTACGAAAGCCCTGTGTTTTGGCTTCAAACGGTCTGCCTCGCCATCATGTGCCTCTTGCGTGACTTTGTCTGGAAGTATGCGAAACGTATGTACCGACCACAAACATACCATCACATCCAGGAAATCCAGAAGTACAATATTCAGGACTATCGGCCCAG AATGGAGCAGTTTCAGAAAGCAATTCGGAAAGTGCGGCAAGTGCAACGCATGCGTAAACAACGCGGATATGCCTTCTCGCAAGCGGATGAGAGTCAAACACGTGTGCTGCAAGCATACGATACCACGAAGCATCGTGGACGATATGGTGAGATGGccagctcaaggccagcgGGCAGGTAA